The Candidatus Polarisedimenticolia bacterium genome includes the window CGGCCCGCTTCGGTCACGCGCTCCATCCCGAGGATCGTGGCCACCCCGAAGCTCCTGGCCCATTGCGCCACCGTCTTCAGGGCGTGCTCCTGCTCCTTGCGATCGAAGGGAAAGATTCCGAAATCCTGTCCGCGCAGACCCGGCAGGTAAGCTTCGGGGAAGCAGATGATCTCGGCGCCGCGCACCGATGCCTCGGATTGCAGCTCCTTGATCTTCCCCAGCCCCTCGTCGAGCGAGGCGGCAACCCCGGGCGATGCCAGCGCGATCTTCAAACAGGTCCTCCGGATTTCATAACCAGGATAGCGGAGCCCTTCAGGCAGGCAAACCGCGCGCCCCCGAGAGGAACCAAGGAACGCGGCGTGTCATCGGAAGTCCCAGGGTTGCGATTCAGAAATCGGGTCAACATCGGAGCCGCCTGGATCGCACGGAGCGTCGAAGCGCCGCGTACCCCTACGCAAGCGAGACGCAACGCAGCGACACTAGCCCCATATCCGGGGCAGGTTGCCGGCCGCGGTCGCCTCGAGGACGGTGCGCGTCTCGGAGTCGATCGCCGCAGCCGAGACCTGGCCCAGCGCCGCCTGCGCGAAGCCCGGCAGCCCCAT containing:
- a CDS encoding PH domain-containing protein: GVLKWDAVRRLHYSHSAKWFRIDLADGGVVRVSAMLMGLPGFAQAALGQVSAAAIDSETRTVLEATAAGNLPRIWG